The genomic region AAGACGAGCACGTTGGCGTCGACGGTCTCGCGCGTGGTCGCCGCCGCGCGCGGCGATGCCGCGGTGACGGCGCGCGCCCCGTTGACCTTGTTGGCCGCGACGACGCCGGCGGCCGGCTCGTCGACGACGAGCACGCCGAACGCGTCGACGCCGGCATCCTGGTCGGCGATGACGGCCTTTCCGACCGTCACCGCGAAGATCGGGTAGTCGTCGCCCGGGTCGAGCGCCTCGGCGCCGTGCCAGACGACCTCGTGACCGCCGGCTCGGGCCCGCGCCTCGAGGGCGCGGCCGAGCTCGTAGCCGGCGTGATCGGCGGCGAAGTGGATCTTGGTCATGTCTTCTCTCCTCGCTGGGACGTCGGGGCCGGTCACACCGGGGGCGCGACGAACAGGCCCTTGTCGATGTCGTTGAAGGACTCGCGCGCGATGATCTCACTCATCACCTGCGCGGTGCCCCACTGGTCCTGGTTCGACAGCTGCGAGATGTCGAGGCGGTGCGGCTCCCAGTTCTCCTCGTCGAGCACCGACAGCTCGGTGGTGTACTCGATCGTGTTGCCGGCGGGGCTGAGGAAGTAGGCGAACGTGTTGTCGCCCGCGTTGTGCCGGCCCGGGCCCCAGATCATGCGGGCGCCCGAGCGCAGGATCTTGCCGGCGCCGCGCATCCACTCCTCGATGCCGCGCATCTCGAACGACAGATGGTGCAGCGAATGGTGCGGGCCCATCGCGACCGCCACCGAGTGGTGGTTGGGGTTGCAACGCATGAAGTGCATCATGTTCGCGCCGTCCGGGCGGATGAGCGAGTCCGAGATCGAGAAGTCGAGGTGGTCGACGTACCACTGCGCCGTGGCGTTGAGGTCGGCGGAGTTGAACACCACGTGAGAGAGCTTCGCGGGGATCGGCTCGCGCTCGCGGATCTTGCGGGCGGTGCGCGTCTGGTACCCGGTCGAGAACTCCAGCACGCGGCCGTCACCGTCGAACACGCGGAAGCCGTAGCCGCCGCCGAAGCCGTCGAGGTCCTGCGGCTCGTGCACGAACTGCACGCCCTCGGCGTGGAGCTTGTCGGCGAGCTCCTGCAGGTCCTCGCGCCCGTCGACGGCGAAGCCGACCAGGTCGATCCGCTTCTCGTCATCGCGCAGGCGCAGGATGAACGGCTCGGTGGAGCCCTCGGCGGCCAGGTAGCTGATGCCCTCTTCGGCGTGCACCTCGGTGAGACCCCAGTACTTCGTGAAGAAGTCGCGCTCCTCCTCGAAGTTGGGCACCGCGAGTGCGGCGTAGCGCAGATGCGCGACCAGTCGCTTCGTCATCATCGACCTTCTTTCTGTTCGGATGCCGCGGCGAGCGCGGCGGATTCGTTCGGGTTGTGCCGGAGGCGCGGCCGGGGCGACGCCGGCGGAAGATCCGGGGCCGCGACGCAGGCGCCCACGCGGGCGGTCAGTTCGCCGACGCCGTGGACGGTCATGGCGACCTCGTCGCCCTCCTGCAGCGGCGGTGGCGTGAGGCCGCCGTTGCGGCCCCACAGCTCGCCGAGGCAGCCGCCGTTGCCGATGGTGCCCGAGCCCAGCACGTCGCCGGGCTTGACCACCGAGTTGCGGGAGGCGTAGGCCACCAGCACCGGGAACGGCCAGCCCATGTTCGAGATCAGGTCCTCGCCGATGAGCTCGCCGTTGACGCGCACCTCGCCGCGCACGGCGAGGAAGCCGTCGGCGTCGAGGTGCGGCTCGAGCTCGTCGGCCGTGACGATCCATGGTCCGAGAGACGTGCCGAAGTCCTTGCCCTTGGCGGGACCGAGCCGAACCTTCATCTCGCGGCCCTGCAGATCGCGCGCCGACCAGTCGTTCATGATCGTGTAGCCGAAGATGTGGGATGCCGCCTGCTCGGGCGTGAGGTTCACGCCGTCGGAGCCGGACACGCCGCCGACGACGGCGGCGAGCTCGAGCTCGAAGTCGAGGCGCTCGGTCACCGGCGGCGAGACCGGCTCGCCGGGCCCGAGGATCGTGTGCGGATTGGTGAAGTAGAAGGTGGGGTACTCGTACCACTCGTCGGCGACGTGACTTTTGCCCTCGACCCCCGCGCTGACGCCCTCGACGTGCTCCTCGAACGTGACGAAGTCGCGGACCGAGGCGGGCACGAGCGGCGCGAGCAGTGTGACATCGGCGAGCGGCGCGCCCTCCGGACCCTCGGCGAGCGCAGCCGCATGAAGCGTCTGCGCCGCTCCGAGCCCGTCCGAGAGAACGTCGGCGACCGTCTTCCCGGCGGGGAAGGGGATCACCCGCTCGTCCTCGACGAAGCCCTCGCCGATCGTCCCGTCGGAGTGCTGCCAGCGGGCGATCCTCATGCCTGCACCCCCACCGTCACGAGGGCGTCGGCGTTGGCCGATAGGATGCGGCGCTCGACCTCGGTGGTGAGCCCCGCGGACTTCACGAACGCGACCGGGTCGGTCGAGCCCATGTCGAACGGGTAGTCGCTTCCGAGCACGACCTGCGTCGAGCCGACGGTGGCCAGCAGGTGGCGCAGCACCGCCGGATCGTGGATGACGGTGTCGAACCAGATCTTGCGCAGGTACCAGGACGGCTCGTGCGCGCACTTCTGCGCGTCCGGCCGGACGCGCCACGCGTGGTCGGAGCGGCCGATCGCGGTCGGCAGGTACCCGCCGCCGTGGGCGGCGACGATCTTCAGGTCCGGGTATCGGTCGAGGACGCCCGAGAAGATCAGGTGCGACAGCGCGACGGCGTTCTCGACCGGCTGCCCCACGGTGTTGGCGAGGTAGAAGCGGTCCAGACGCTCGTCGAGGCTGCAGCCGAACGGGTGCAGGAAGATCACGGCGCCGAGGTGCTCGGCGCGCTCCCAGAACGGTTCGAGCCGCACGTCCGACAACTCGACGTCGCCGGCGAACGACGAGATCTCGACCCCGGCGAGCCCGTGCCCGAGCACGGCATCATCGAGCGCGTCGACGATGAGCTTGGGATGCTGCAGCGGCACGACGCCGAGACCCACCAGACGGTCGGGCGCCTGGGCGACATGCTCGGCGACGAGCCGGTTAGCCTCGGCGGCGACCCAGGCCGCGAGGTCCCCGGGCGCCCACGGATAGAAGTGGTTCGGCGACGCCGACACCCACTGGCGATCGACTCCCTGGCGGTCCATGTCGGCCAGCCGCACGTTGACGTCGGTGAGCTTGGGGATGCGCGACCCGACCATCGGGCCCGACACCGCCTGGCTCGCGGCGCCGTTGCGGCGCAGCTCGAGCGCCGCCGCCTCGGCGACGAGCTCGGGGGCACGACGCTCGACCTCGGCATGGAGGCCGGGCATCAGCAGGTGCGCGTGGACGTCGGTGGTCATGCCGGCTGCGCCATCTTCTGCGCGATGCCGAAGATCAGGCCGCCGGCGTCGGCGTCCCGGTCGCCGTCGATCTGCCACTGCGCCAGCTGCACCGAAGCCTCGACCACTGCGGTGGCGCGCGGCAGGCGCCGCGCGTGGAAGGCATCCCACAGGCCCTGGTCGACCTGGTCGCCGCCGGTGAGCAGCTCGGTGAGGACGAGGGCGTCCTCGAGCCCCTGCGCGGCACCCTGCGCGATCGTCGGAGGGCAGCTGTGGGCGGCGTCTCCGATGATCACGACACGACCGCGGTTCCAGGGCTCGGCGACGACGTGCTTGGTGAACCACGTGTAGTTCGCGTGTGCGCCGGCCTCGAGATCGGTGCGGATCGCGTTCCACGGACCGGAGTACGCCCGCGACTCCTCGAGCATGATGCGGGTCGCCTCCGCGTCGCTGACGCCGACGCGGTCCTGCGCCTTCTCGACGAGGAACGCGTACATGGAGTCCTCGCCGGTGGGCGTGTAGCCGGCGATGTACACCGGGCCGCCGTAGTACAGCTCGCTGCGGACGACCTCGGCGGGGCGCGACACGAACGTGCGCCAGATGCCCATGCCCACGGGCTCGGGCTTGGTCTCGATGCCCATCAGATCGCGCACGGTCGAGTTCAGCCCGTCGGCCCCGATCAGCAGGTCGTAGGTGCCCGCCGACGCGTCGTTGACGAACACCTCGACGGCGTCGCCGCTCTGCTCGATGCCGGTCACCTTCGCGCCGAACGTGGCGTTCACGCCGGCCTTCTCCGCGTGAGCGAAGAGGATGCGCGCGAGCTCGGGACGGGGCATGCCCATGGCGGCGGGGTAGTCCGGGCCGCCGGTCTTGACGTCGGGCAGTTCGGCGACGATCGGGGCGTCCGGGCCGGGAGCGCGCAGGTTCAGCCCCTCGAAGGGGTAGCCGGCGGCCTTGATCTCGTCCCACGCGCCGAGCGTGTCGAAGGCGCGCAGAGCGTTGCCCTGCAGCGAGATACCGGAGCCGAGGGCGCTGAGCTCGGGCTGCGCCTCGAAGAGATCGACGGTGACGCCCGCCTTGGCGAGCTGGATGCCTGCGGCGAGGCCGGCGACGCCGGATCCGGCGATGGCGACCTTGTTCACTGCGGTCATGGGGAAGAACCTCTCTGTTCCTGCGGGTGTTCTCGGGTGTGTCTAGAGGATGGCGACGGGGTTGATCGGCGAGCCCACGGCCCCGGTGATCGGGAGCGGGGCCGCCGACAGCAGGAAGGCGTACCGCCCGGTCTCGGCGCACGCGGCGGCGAGCTCGTCGAGATTCCACATCTCGCCGATCGTGAGGCCCATGTTCGGGATCACCACCTGGTGCAACGGCTGGAACGACGGTGCGTCGAACTCGTTCGGGCGGACCTCGAAGCCCCACGTGTCGGTCGCGATAGCGGCGATCTCGGTGCGGTGCAGCCATGCGGCGGTGGTCAGCGACAACCCGGGTGCGGGCCCGCCGGCGTAGTCGCCCCAGCCGTCACGGCGGGTGCGGGCGTACTGTCCGGTGCGAACGACGACAATGTCGCCGCGTCCCACCTCGACACCCTGGGCGGCCGCTGTCGCCTCGAGGTCGGCGACCGTGATGGCGTAGCCGTCGTCGAGCTCGCCGGAGTCGGGCCGCAGGTGTCGACCGACGTCGAGCAGCACGCCCCGCGAGACGATCACGGATGCCGCATGCTCGATGCCCGTGACCAGGTCGCCGTCGCTCGTGACGACGTCGCCGGCCCGGCGCCCGTTCCACGCCGTGCCGTGGTCGAAGATGTGCCCGAGGCCGTCCCACTGCGTCGAGCACTGCAGCGGCATCGCGATGACGTCGTCGGCCCCGCCGATGCCGTGGGGGAAGCCCTGGGCGCCGCGCTCGGCATCCGTCCCGGTGTCGGTCATGGTGTGCACCGGGTTGGTGCGGCGGCGCCATCCCTTCTGCGGTCCGTCGGTGTCGAACGCCTGCGCCAGCGAGACGACCCGGCCCTCGCTCACGAGGCCGGCGGCCTCGACGCGCTTGTCCGCGTCGATGAAGTTCAGCGTGCCCAGCGCGTCGTCCTCGCCCCAGCGACCCCAGTTGCGGAACGCCTCGGCGCGCGCGGCGATCTCGGCCTCGGGGTTCTGCCGGTCGAGGTCGGCGGGGTTCTCCGACGGCGCGGTCACGAGGCGTCCTCCGCCACGCAGCGGACGACCTGCGTTCCCAGGCCCTCGATCGAGCCGGTCATGACGTCGCCGTCGCGCAGGAAGCGACCCCAGTGCTGCCCGTTGCCCTGGGGGCTGCCGGTCAGCAGCAGATCCCCGGGCAGCAGCGGCATGTTCTGCGACGCCGCCGAGATGAGCGCCGGGATGTCGAAGAGCAGGTCGTCGGTGTTCCCGTCCTGCATGCGGTCGCCGTTGAGGTCGAGCGCAACGGCGAGGTGCCCGCCGTCGACGTGCGCTGCGGGAACCAGGAAGGGCCCGGTCGGAAGGAAGCCCGGTGCGTTCTTCGATCGGTACCAGTCGGTGCCGATCTCCTTCATGTCCTTGCGGAAGACCAGGTCGCGTGTCGTGACGTCGTTGACGATCGTGTAGCCGGCGACGTGATCCATCGCCTCGTCGCGAGAGACGCGGAAGGCCTCGCGGCCGATGACGATCGCGAGCTCGAGCTCCCAGTCGTGGACGTCGCTGTAGGACGGCAGCACGAGCGGCACGTCGTCGCCGACGACCGCCGTGGGCAGACCGATGAAGAAGTACGGCTCGCCGCTCTTCTTGCGCTCGTCCATGAGGTTGGCCGCGAACGCGCGAGCCTCCTCGGGCGTCCGGTCGCTGTTGTTGGTCAGGCCCGCCGCGACCAGCTCGATGACGTGCTCGCGGTAGTTCGCGCCGGCCTGCAGCACCTGGCGCGGCTCGACCGGGGCCGTGAGGACGGCGTCGGCGAGCGGCATCCATCCGCCTTCAGGGGAGGCGGCCAGCGCGGCCAGTCGCTCCCAGTCGGGCGCGGCGAGGAACGCGTTGAGCGTCGGCGCACCGAGCGTCTCGGTGTCGAGAGGTCGGATGCGGTCGCCGGCGACGAGACCGAGGCGCACGTCGTCTCCATCCCGATAGCGGGCGAGGGCGAAAGGAGCGGCCGGGCCGCGAGACGTCGTCATCGATGTGTCCTCCTGCCGCGAACGGCGATGCTGCTCACAGCACGGACGCGACGTCGCGACCGCACTGTCACTGTGGTTTCCCCATCATCGAACCCGGCATTTCATAAGGGAACCGGATTTCGTCTATTCCGCTCATCCACAGGATCTATGACTAGGCTGACAGCGCATCCGACGACGAATCACCGCGGAAGGATCACGACGACGTGGCCGCCAACAACCCCCTGTCGCGACTCGACCTGAATCTGCTCGTGTCGCTCGATGCGCTGCTGACCGAACGCAGCGTCACGCGGGCAGCCGAGCGCCTGCACCTGAGCCAGCCGGCACTGAGCGCGTCCCTGGCGCGCCTGCGCACGCACTTCAACGACCCGATCCTGGCGCGCCGCGGCAACTCCTACGAGTTGACCCCCCTCGCGGCCCGCCTGACGGAGCACACCGCGATCGCTCTCGACGCCGCACGCCGGGTGTTCGAGGCGCAGGCGGAGTGGGAGCCGTCGGACTCCACTCGGGAATTCTCGGTGTTCGGCTCCGACTACGGCTTCGCGACGATCGGCGCAGCGGTATCGCGCATCGCCGCGCGCGTAGCGCCCGACGTCCGGTTCCGGTTCATGCTGCACACCACCCCCATCGTCGATGACGCCGCGACGAGCTTGCGCTCCGTCGACGCCATGGTGATCCCGCACGGCTACCTCACCGACCTCCCCTTCCAGGACCTGTGGCACGACCGGTGGGTGATCGTCGCGGCCGAGGACAACGAGGCGGTCGCCGACGGTCTGACGATGGAGCTCCTCTCGGAGTCCCCGTGGGTCTTCACCTACCGCTCCCGGTCCGCGTTCACGTCGGCCAGCCGTCAACTGCAGCTCATGGGGATCGACCCGAGGGTCGAGGTCGTCGTCGAGAGCTTCATGTCGCTGGGACACTTCGTCACGGGTACCCGGCGCCTCGGCATCGTGCAGTCGGCGATCGCGCCGATGGTCGCGCGCAACAGCGGACTGCGGGTGCTCGATCCGCCGTTCGACGCCGCGCCGACGGCGAACGCGCTGTGGTGGCATCCGGTCCACGATCGCGATCCCGAGCATGCCTGGATGCGCAGCATCTTCGCCGAAGCCGCCGACGAGGTGCAGGCGACCGTCGACGCCGGCCAGGCTGTCGCGCCGCCGGTGCCGTAGGCCGGCGCCCTCGCGAATCAGGGCCCGATGCAGCGGACAGGGTCCGTGGCGACTCCGGGGGGCGAGGGGCGTCTGCCCTCTCGCGGAAGCCTCATGGCGCCGATCACGCGCGAGTGCCATCATGCGGTGAGCGCGCCCGACGGCGGAGTCCGGCGCCTGCGAGAACCGGATTCGAGGCGACGATGAAGACACGTGCCGCGGTGCTGTGGACCTCCCCCGGAACGTGGGAGGTCCGGGAGGTCGACCTGGACGATCCGGGACCCACCGAGGTCCTCGTCCAGATGGTCGCGACCGGCCTGTGCCATTCCGACGACCACATCTCCACTGGGGACCTGCCGTTCGAGCATCCGCCCGTCGTGGCCGGGCACGAAGGCGGCGGCATCGTGCGGCAGGTCGGCTCCGCCGTCACCGATCTGGCGGTCGGCGACCACGTCCTGACCTCGTTCATCCCGTCTTGCGGGCGCTGCAAGTGGTGCGCGCGGGGTCAGCAGAATCTGTGCGACGCGGGCGGGAACGCCATGATCGGCGAGCAGCCGTCCGGTGGCTACCGCATGCGCGCAGACGGCGCCGAGATCGCGACGATGACCGGACTGGGCGGCTTCTCGCAGTGGCAGGTGTTCGATGAGACGTCGCTGATCAAGATCGACCCGTCACTGCCGCTGCACACGGTGTGCCTCGTCGCGTGCGCCGTGCAGACGGGCGTGGGGTCGGCGACCAGCGCCGCCGACGTGCGCCCCGGCGATGTGGTCATCGTCATGGGGGTCGGCGGGATCGGCATGAACGCCGTGCAGGGAGCGGCGCTGGCGGGAGCGAGCCACGTCGTCGCGGTCGACCCGGCGCCGCGCAAGCGGGAGTGGGCACCGCAGTTCGGCGCCACCGAGGTCTTCGCCGACATGCCCGCCGCGCAGGAGTTCGTCGCCTCGATCACGAACGGGCAGGGGGCGGACTCGGCGATCGTGACCACGGGCGTCGTCACGAACGAGCACATCGGCCAGGCCTACCAGGCGATCCGCAAGGGCGGGACCGTGGTCGTGACGGGCCTCGGCCCCGCAGACGACGACGGCCCGATCCCGGGCTTCAACGCCTCGGACACGGCACTCATGCAGAAGCGCATCCAGGGCGCCCTGTTCGGGATGGGCTCACCGCGCGACGCCATGCCGACGATCCTCGAGCTCTACCGCGCCGGCCGGATCAAGATCGACGAACTCGTCACGAAGCGCTACACGCTCGACCAGATCAACGAGGCCTACGCCGACATGCACGCCGGCGACATCATCCGCGGCGTGATCGACTTCGTGCCGGTCGGGGAGAGCATCGACTGATCCGGGCCGGGGGTCTCGTGACGACGGGCCCAAAGACTCTGGCGCGCACCCGTGATCAGCGGTTCGGTTGGCGTGAGCGAGCCCGGGCGGCCGCCACCGGCCACGGCCGGGTCGCGGATCGCCGGAGGTGCACGATGAACGAGGAACTCCTGCTCCACCTGGCCGAGATCGGCGGCGTCTTCGTGGGATTCGGGGCTCTCATCGCCGTGCGCAGCCCTGAATCCCGCGATCCCCACGCACGCGGGTACCTCCGCGCGATGGTGTGGATGGGGAGCAGCACGATGCTGTTCGCGCTGCTGCCGATCATCCTCGCCGGCTACGGTCTGTCCGGCCGGGCGCTCTGGCTGACGTGCGCCATCGTGGCGCTGATCGTCTACCTGCTGCTCGTGGTGATCGACAACCGCCAGCCCGATATGAGCGGCGAATGGGAACACGCACACCCCGCCTACGGGCGGACATTCGTCGCCGTCGGCCTGCCTCTGCATGCCACGATCGCCGGCGGCTCGCTGCTCATCATCATCGGCATCCTCCCCACCCTCGAGCCGGCCATCTACGCAACCGTGGTCACCGCGACCCTGGTCTTCGCGGCGTGGACGCTCGTCATGCTGCTGTGGGATCCGCTACCGCCGAGGCGTCGCCGGAAGTCGGCGGAAGTCCGGGCGCAGCGGCAAGCACCGAAGAGCGGTGCTTCGCCCTCGGCAACGGGGAATCACTCGATGCGGCATCCGCGTCCGCCCGCCGGACGTCGCGAATCCGAGGCTCGCCGAGTGCGGGCGATGACCGGATCGCGAAGCGCGGGAGGTGCGCGATGAACGAGGAGCTCTTTCTCCACCTGGCCCCCGCGACAGCCTCCGCTCTCAGCGCCGGGCGTCGCGGATCCAGGGCTCGCCGAGCGCGAGCAGTGCGGCATCCGACGTGAGCAGGTCCATCGATTCGGCCCGGGCCTGAGCGAGCAGCATCCGATCGAACGGGTCATGGCGGGCCAACGCCGGGAAGCCCGCGAGCGCGGCCGCGTGCTCGGCGGTGAACGCAAGCTCGACGAGGCCGGAGTCGGCGAAGACCTGAGGGTACCCGTCGCCGCCCGGCAACTCGAGTCGCCCGAGCATGCTCTTGATCGTGATCTCGAGGACGGTGGCCGCCGAGAAGTGCACGCGCTGCGCCTCGTCGATCCGCATCCGGCTCTCAGGGCCGAGCAGCGGGTCGTCCCGGTAGAGCCACAGCAGCGCGTTGGCGTCGAGCAGGATCACGACCCGGACCCGTAGAAGAGCTCCGCGATCTCGTCATCGACTCCGTCGAAGACTCCGGGATCGTGGACGGGCTCACCGGAACCGAGCCCGTACACGACCTGCACGTCTCGGTGGACGACCAGGTCGACGACGGGCACACCGGCCCGCGCGATCGTGACCTGCTCGCCCGCCAGGACGCGCGCGATCAGAGCCGACAGCTGCGACTTCGCCTCGTGGACGTTCACCTGGGTCACGGCACCAGCTTAGCCAAGTCTGGCTAAGTCCGCCGACCTGCGCGCCTCAATAGTGAGACGTCGGGCGAGCCGGCCCCCACCGGCCCGCCCGACGAGTGGGTCAGACGACGGCGGCGCGGAGCGAGGCCGCCGCAGCGCTGACATCCTCGGCGCCGTAGATCGCGCCGCCGGCGACGGCGACCTGCGCGCCCGAAGACTGCACGGCCGGGATCGACGCGGCGTTCACGCCGCCCGCGACCGAGAACGGCACGCCCGCGGCACGGCCGGCCTCGAGCAGCCCCTCGAGCGAGTAGCCCTCCTTCGCCTGCTCGTCGAGGCCAGCGTGCATCTCGACGAACGCGGCGCCGAGCGCGACGGCCTCGCGGGCGCGCTTCGCCTTGTCGTCGACGCCGATGAGGTCGACGACGACGCCCTTGCCGTGGGCGGTCGCGGCCTTGACCGCCCCCGCGATGGTGCTGTCGTCGGCCGAACCGAGCACCGTGACGAGGTCCGCCCCCGCGCGAAACGCGATGTCGGCCTCGAGCTCGCCGGCGTCCATGGTCTTCAGGTCGGCGAACACCACCTTGTCGGGGTGGGCCTGCTTCATCGCGGTGACCGCCGACAGGCCCTCGCTCTTGATGAGGGGCGTGCCGAGCTCGAGGACGTCGACGTGGTCGGCAGCGGCCGCGGCCAGGCGCAGCGCGTCCTCGGTGGTGAGCGTGTCGATGGCGAACTGGATCTTCATGATTCTGCTTTCTGGGGTTCTGTCCTGCGCGAGGGCGTGCGGGACGGGGTCATTCGAGGTTCGCGTGGCGCGGCCACAGGTCGTCCGCGCTGCGGCCGCTCTCGCGCCACAGCGTGTGGAAGAGGGCGTCGCCGAGGAGCATCACGGTCTGCTCGAAGAGGCTGCCCGCGTACTGCACGGACGCGGCGCCCGAACGATCGAGCTTGTCGGCGGCGGGGACGACCACCACGGGCCGCGCCAGCATCGCCAGCGGCGAGTCGGGCGCCGTCGTGATCGCCGCGACCTCGGCGCCGACGTCGCGTGCCGTCGTGGCCGCCCGCACGATGCCCGACGTCGTCCCGGATCCGCTGGCGACGATGAGCAGGTCGCCCGCGGCGATGGCGGGCGTCGTGGTGTCGCCGACGACGAACACGGTCACACCGAGGTGCATCAGACGCATCGCGGTCATCCGCAACGCGAGTCCCGAGCGGCCGGCGCCGAGCACGAACACGCGATCCGCGGCGACGACGGCCCGCGCGAGCCGGTCGAGCCGGTCGCGCTGCGTGTCGGCGATTCGGTGAAGGACGGCCGAGACCTCGATCTCGATCTCGAGCAGGTCGGTCCGGGGAGTGGCGATCGCGGTGGTCACGACACGATGATCCGCGGCTGTGCGCCACGATGCCGCCCGCCGGTCGGGGAGAGAACCTACCCGTTCGGGCAGGTATGCCCCATCCGGGTAGGGTTCTCGAGTGACT from Microbacter sp. GSS18 harbors:
- a CDS encoding RpiB/LacA/LacB family sugar-phosphate isomerase, translated to MTKIHFAADHAGYELGRALEARARAGGHEVVWHGAEALDPGDDYPIFAVTVGKAVIADQDAGVDAFGVLVVDEPAAGVVAANKVNGARAVTAASPRAAATTRETVDANVLVFEGIAFEENAWLTIAAFVTTSLPHNVDTGRRILQIEEYENSGTIEGWAVQLEPEQIAVQHD
- a CDS encoding VOC family protein; translated protein: MTKRLVAHLRYAALAVPNFEEERDFFTKYWGLTEVHAEEGISYLAAEGSTEPFILRLRDDEKRIDLVGFAVDGREDLQELADKLHAEGVQFVHEPQDLDGFGGGYGFRVFDGDGRVLEFSTGYQTRTARKIREREPIPAKLSHVVFNSADLNATAQWYVDHLDFSISDSLIRPDGANMMHFMRCNPNHHSVAVAMGPHHSLHHLSFEMRGIEEWMRGAGKILRSGARMIWGPGRHNAGDNTFAYFLSPAGNTIEYTTELSVLDEENWEPHRLDISQLSNQDQWGTAQVMSEIIARESFNDIDKGLFVAPPV
- a CDS encoding fumarylacetoacetate hydrolase family protein; translation: MRIARWQHSDGTIGEGFVEDERVIPFPAGKTVADVLSDGLGAAQTLHAAALAEGPEGAPLADVTLLAPLVPASVRDFVTFEEHVEGVSAGVEGKSHVADEWYEYPTFYFTNPHTILGPGEPVSPPVTERLDFELELAAVVGGVSGSDGVNLTPEQAASHIFGYTIMNDWSARDLQGREMKVRLGPAKGKDFGTSLGPWIVTADELEPHLDADGFLAVRGEVRVNGELIGEDLISNMGWPFPVLVAYASRNSVVKPGDVLGSGTIGNGGCLGELWGRNGGLTPPPLQEGDEVAMTVHGVGELTARVGACVAAPDLPPASPRPRLRHNPNESAALAAASEQKEGR
- a CDS encoding amidohydrolase family protein, with translation MTTDVHAHLLMPGLHAEVERRAPELVAEAAALELRRNGAASQAVSGPMVGSRIPKLTDVNVRLADMDRQGVDRQWVSASPNHFYPWAPGDLAAWVAAEANRLVAEHVAQAPDRLVGLGVVPLQHPKLIVDALDDAVLGHGLAGVEISSFAGDVELSDVRLEPFWERAEHLGAVIFLHPFGCSLDERLDRFYLANTVGQPVENAVALSHLIFSGVLDRYPDLKIVAAHGGGYLPTAIGRSDHAWRVRPDAQKCAHEPSWYLRKIWFDTVIHDPAVLRHLLATVGSTQVVLGSDYPFDMGSTDPVAFVKSAGLTTEVERRILSANADALVTVGVQA
- a CDS encoding FAD-dependent monooxygenase; translation: MTAVNKVAIAGSGVAGLAAGIQLAKAGVTVDLFEAQPELSALGSGISLQGNALRAFDTLGAWDEIKAAGYPFEGLNLRAPGPDAPIVAELPDVKTGGPDYPAAMGMPRPELARILFAHAEKAGVNATFGAKVTGIEQSGDAVEVFVNDASAGTYDLLIGADGLNSTVRDLMGIETKPEPVGMGIWRTFVSRPAEVVRSELYYGGPVYIAGYTPTGEDSMYAFLVEKAQDRVGVSDAEATRIMLEESRAYSGPWNAIRTDLEAGAHANYTWFTKHVVAEPWNRGRVVIIGDAAHSCPPTIAQGAAQGLEDALVLTELLTGGDQVDQGLWDAFHARRLPRATAVVEASVQLAQWQIDGDRDADAGGLIFGIAQKMAQPA
- a CDS encoding cyclase family protein encodes the protein MTAPSENPADLDRQNPEAEIAARAEAFRNWGRWGEDDALGTLNFIDADKRVEAAGLVSEGRVVSLAQAFDTDGPQKGWRRRTNPVHTMTDTGTDAERGAQGFPHGIGGADDVIAMPLQCSTQWDGLGHIFDHGTAWNGRRAGDVVTSDGDLVTGIEHAASVIVSRGVLLDVGRHLRPDSGELDDGYAITVADLEATAAAQGVEVGRGDIVVVRTGQYARTRRDGWGDYAGGPAPGLSLTTAAWLHRTEIAAIATDTWGFEVRPNEFDAPSFQPLHQVVIPNMGLTIGEMWNLDELAAACAETGRYAFLLSAAPLPITGAVGSPINPVAIL
- a CDS encoding fumarylacetoacetate hydrolase family protein; translated protein: MTTSRGPAAPFALARYRDGDDVRLGLVAGDRIRPLDTETLGAPTLNAFLAAPDWERLAALAASPEGGWMPLADAVLTAPVEPRQVLQAGANYREHVIELVAAGLTNNSDRTPEEARAFAANLMDERKKSGEPYFFIGLPTAVVGDDVPLVLPSYSDVHDWELELAIVIGREAFRVSRDEAMDHVAGYTIVNDVTTRDLVFRKDMKEIGTDWYRSKNAPGFLPTGPFLVPAAHVDGGHLAVALDLNGDRMQDGNTDDLLFDIPALISAASQNMPLLPGDLLLTGSPQGNGQHWGRFLRDGDVMTGSIEGLGTQVVRCVAEDAS
- a CDS encoding LysR family transcriptional regulator produces the protein MAANNPLSRLDLNLLVSLDALLTERSVTRAAERLHLSQPALSASLARLRTHFNDPILARRGNSYELTPLAARLTEHTAIALDAARRVFEAQAEWEPSDSTREFSVFGSDYGFATIGAAVSRIAARVAPDVRFRFMLHTTPIVDDAATSLRSVDAMVIPHGYLTDLPFQDLWHDRWVIVAAEDNEAVADGLTMELLSESPWVFTYRSRSAFTSASRQLQLMGIDPRVEVVVESFMSLGHFVTGTRRLGIVQSAIAPMVARNSGLRVLDPPFDAAPTANALWWHPVHDRDPEHAWMRSIFAEAADEVQATVDAGQAVAPPVP
- a CDS encoding NDMA-dependent alcohol dehydrogenase; its protein translation is MKTRAAVLWTSPGTWEVREVDLDDPGPTEVLVQMVATGLCHSDDHISTGDLPFEHPPVVAGHEGGGIVRQVGSAVTDLAVGDHVLTSFIPSCGRCKWCARGQQNLCDAGGNAMIGEQPSGGYRMRADGAEIATMTGLGGFSQWQVFDETSLIKIDPSLPLHTVCLVACAVQTGVGSATSAADVRPGDVVIVMGVGGIGMNAVQGAALAGASHVVAVDPAPRKREWAPQFGATEVFADMPAAQEFVASITNGQGADSAIVTTGVVTNEHIGQAYQAIRKGGTVVVTGLGPADDDGPIPGFNASDTALMQKRIQGALFGMGSPRDAMPTILELYRAGRIKIDELVTKRYTLDQINEAYADMHAGDIIRGVIDFVPVGESID
- a CDS encoding type II toxin-antitoxin system VapC family toxin, producing MILLDANALLWLYRDDPLLGPESRMRIDEAQRVHFSAATVLEITIKSMLGRLELPGGDGYPQVFADSGLVELAFTAEHAAALAGFPALARHDPFDRMLLAQARAESMDLLTSDAALLALGEPWIRDARR
- a CDS encoding orotidine 5'-phosphate decarboxylase; translation: MKIQFAIDTLTTEDALRLAAAAADHVDVLELGTPLIKSEGLSAVTAMKQAHPDKVVFADLKTMDAGELEADIAFRAGADLVTVLGSADDSTIAGAVKAATAHGKGVVVDLIGVDDKAKRAREAVALGAAFVEMHAGLDEQAKEGYSLEGLLEAGRAAGVPFSVAGGVNAASIPAVQSSGAQVAVAGGAIYGAEDVSAAAASLRAAVV